The following are from one region of the Lacinutrix sp. Bg11-31 genome:
- the ccoN gene encoding cytochrome-c oxidase, cbb3-type subunit I encodes MELQKFYYDNKIVSKFIIATLLWGIVGMSIGLLLAFMFLFPNLTDGISWLSFGRLRPLHTNAVIFAFVGNAIFAGVYYSSQRLLKARMWKDWLSNLNFWGWQAIIVGAAITLPLGYSTSKEYAELEWPFDIAIAVIWVVFGANLIGTMIKRRQRHLYVAIWFYLATFVTVAVLHIVNSMELPVSAFKSYSAYAGVQDALVQWWYGHNAVAFFLTTPFLGLMYYFVPKAANRPVYSYRLSIVHFWSLIFIYIWAGPHHLLYSALPDWAQNLGVAFSIMLLAPSWGGMINGLLTLRGAWDKVRTDPVLKFMVVAITGYGMATFEGPMLSLKNVNAVAHFTDWIIAHVHVGALAWNGFLTFGMIYWMVPRLFKTKLWSIALANAHFWIGTLGIILYALPLYVAGFVQWSMWQQFNPDGTLTYGNFLETVTQIMPMYWMRAIGGTLFITGALIGVFNVIMTARSGSKVTDELAESAPLQKVTKKRTNKEGYHTWLERRPIKLTIFATIAILIGGAVQIVPSLMVDDYIPIISSVKPYTPLELEGRDIYIREGCVGCHSQMVRPFRHEVERYGEYSKAGEYVYDHPFLWGSKRTGPDLHRIGGKYSDNWHLSHFYDPQSVSEGSIMPSYKWFIKNELDKSLTETKMEAMVTLGVPYTEEEIGTAQEWMDDQGTQIEKNLYNDPDFAKTYEADKKYAKENGEDFIEMRNREVVAVIAYLQRLGTDIKIKNADDSVGNQN; translated from the coding sequence ATGGAATTACAAAAGTTTTATTACGATAATAAAATCGTCAGCAAATTTATCATCGCTACACTGCTTTGGGGTATTGTAGGAATGAGCATTGGCTTACTATTAGCCTTTATGTTTCTATTTCCTAACCTTACAGATGGGATCTCTTGGTTAAGTTTTGGTCGTTTACGTCCATTACACACCAATGCAGTAATTTTCGCCTTTGTTGGTAACGCCATTTTTGCAGGTGTTTACTACTCTTCACAACGTTTATTAAAAGCACGTATGTGGAAAGATTGGTTAAGTAATCTTAACTTTTGGGGATGGCAAGCCATTATTGTTGGTGCAGCTATAACATTACCACTAGGTTACTCGACCTCTAAAGAATATGCAGAATTAGAGTGGCCTTTCGATATTGCTATTGCAGTAATTTGGGTTGTATTTGGTGCTAACTTAATTGGTACAATGATAAAAAGAAGACAGCGTCATTTATATGTTGCTATCTGGTTCTATTTAGCAACATTTGTAACTGTTGCAGTCCTTCATATTGTAAACAGTATGGAATTACCAGTAAGTGCTTTTAAAAGTTATTCGGCTTACGCAGGTGTTCAAGATGCTTTAGTACAATGGTGGTATGGGCACAATGCAGTAGCATTTTTCCTTACTACTCCATTTTTAGGGTTAATGTATTATTTTGTTCCTAAAGCAGCAAACAGACCAGTTTACTCTTATAGATTATCTATCGTTCACTTTTGGTCTTTAATCTTTATTTACATTTGGGCAGGACCACACCACTTATTATATTCTGCACTTCCAGATTGGGCACAGAATTTAGGTGTTGCATTTTCTATTATGTTATTAGCTCCTTCTTGGGGAGGAATGATTAATGGTTTACTAACCTTACGTGGTGCTTGGGATAAAGTACGTACAGATCCAGTTCTTAAATTTATGGTTGTAGCCATTACAGGTTATGGTATGGCAACTTTTGAAGGCCCTATGCTTTCATTAAAAAACGTTAATGCCGTTGCGCATTTTACAGATTGGATTATTGCTCACGTTCACGTTGGTGCATTAGCTTGGAATGGTTTCTTAACCTTTGGTATGATTTATTGGATGGTACCAAGATTATTTAAAACAAAACTTTGGTCTATAGCATTAGCAAACGCTCACTTTTGGATAGGTACTTTAGGTATTATATTATATGCACTACCATTATACGTTGCAGGATTTGTACAATGGTCTATGTGGCAACAATTTAATCCAGATGGTACATTAACTTATGGTAACTTCTTAGAAACCGTAACTCAAATTATGCCAATGTATTGGATGCGTGCTATTGGAGGAACCTTATTTATTACTGGTGCTTTAATTGGTGTGTTTAATGTTATTATGACAGCGCGTTCTGGTAGTAAAGTAACAGATGAACTAGCAGAATCTGCACCACTACAAAAAGTAACTAAAAAACGTACTAACAAAGAAGGATACCACACTTGGTTAGAAAGAAGACCAATAAAACTTACAATCTTCGCTACAATTGCAATATTAATTGGTGGAGCAGTACAAATTGTACCATCTCTAATGGTAGATGACTACATACCAATAATATCTAGTGTTAAACCATATACTCCTTTAGAATTAGAAGGTAGAGATATCTACATAAGAGAAGGTTGTGTTGGTTGTCACTCTCAAATGGTACGACCATTTAGACACGAAGTAGAACGTTATGGAGAATACTCTAAAGCTGGAGAATATGTTTACGATCACCCATTTCTTTGGGGAAGTAAACGTACAGGTCCAGATTTACATCGAATAGGTGGTAAATATAGTGATAACTGGCATTTAAGTCATTTTTACGATCCGCAAAGTGTCTCTGAAGGTTCTATTATGCCATCTTACAAATGGTTTATAAAAAATGAACTCGATAAAAGTTTAACCGAAACAAAAATGGAAGCTATGGTAACTCTTGGTGTTCCATATACAGAAGAAGAGATTGGAACAGCTCAAGAATGGATGGACGATCAAGGTACTCAAATTGAAAAAAACCTTTACAACGATCCAGACTTTGCTAAAACGTATGAAGCAGATAAAAAATACGCGAAAGAAAATGGTGAAGACTTTATAGAAATGCGTAATCGTGAAGTAGTTGCAGTAATAGCTTACTTACAGCGCTTAGGGACAGATATAAAAATTAAAAACGCAGACGATTCTGTGGGTAACCAAAACTAG
- the ccoS gene encoding cbb3-type cytochrome oxidase assembly protein CcoS, translating into MSIIYMLLAISVIVALVFFAAFIFSVKSGQFDDTYTPSVRMLFDDEIVKDKSEKPNIKNNKKPIIFKEQLK; encoded by the coding sequence ATGAGTATTATTTATATGCTTTTAGCAATAAGCGTTATCGTTGCCCTCGTCTTTTTTGCAGCTTTCATTTTTTCTGTTAAGAGTGGACAGTTCGACGACACCTATACACCATCTGTTCGCATGCTTTTTGACGATGAAATAGTAAAAGATAAAAGCGAGAAACCAAATATTAAAAACAACAAAAAACCAATCATATTTAAAGAACAACTAAAGTAA
- a CDS encoding heavy metal translocating P-type ATPase metal-binding domain-containing protein, whose amino-acid sequence MENCFHCGDECRTTVIAHHDKFFCCNGCKTVFDILNDNDLSYYYDLEQTPGTTPFFKEGKFDFLENESIVTKLLEFNEQGTQVVSLLIPTIHCSSCIWVLENLNKLNSAVKTSQVDFPKKTVRITFSSEELTLQNLVILLSKLGYEPYISLDDATKKKPKIDRSLIYKLGVAGFAFGNIMFLSFPEYFEVNEFWLDKFKPIFRWLIFAFALPVVIYSGRDYFVSAYKGLRSNILNIDVPIAIGISVLFIRSTIEIVFDLGSGFFDSMTGLVFFLLLGKFFQQKTYAFLSFERDYKSYFPIAVTRLLKNNASKPEEQAQVYELKKGDRLLIRNAELLPVDAILIKGNALIDYSFVTGEAEPITKISGEQLFAGGRQQAGSIEVEVLKPVEQSYLTQLWSNEIFSKNNQSTFQSLTDSISKRFTISLLLIAILATIVWLFIDTSIALNVFTSVLIVACPCAIALAAPFTLGNLLRIFGRNKLYIKNSSVIEQLAHINTVVFDKTGTLTTSTKNTISYEGIMLTKEEKSLLTSTLRASNHPLSRSLYAILDKNNIQTLDEFKEDIGQGITGIINKHQIKVGSFGYVEKDNAIKNTQTQQRTAIHISKDNEYKGCYVFFNEYRAGVKDVFNTLNKTANIVILSGDNEGEKEHLKNILPKNTTLLFNQKPEDKLNYIKQQQQKGRNVLMIGDGLNDAGALAQSNVGISISENVNIFSPACDGILDASKFKDITSFLSLSRKSVTIIKYAFIFSLVYNLIGLGFAITGNLKPVVAAILMPLSSISIVAFTTLATYLIGKKLNNKTNVS is encoded by the coding sequence ATGGAAAATTGTTTCCATTGTGGTGATGAATGCAGAACAACTGTAATCGCGCACCACGATAAATTCTTCTGTTGTAACGGTTGCAAAACTGTGTTCGATATTTTAAACGATAACGATCTTTCGTATTATTATGATTTAGAACAAACGCCAGGAACAACTCCATTCTTTAAAGAAGGCAAATTTGATTTTCTTGAAAACGAATCCATTGTAACAAAACTTCTAGAATTTAACGAACAAGGTACACAAGTCGTTTCATTGTTAATTCCAACCATTCACTGTAGTTCTTGTATTTGGGTTTTGGAAAACCTTAACAAGCTTAATTCTGCAGTAAAAACATCTCAAGTAGATTTCCCTAAAAAAACCGTTAGAATTACTTTTTCTTCGGAAGAATTAACACTTCAAAACCTCGTTATCTTATTATCAAAATTAGGCTACGAACCTTATATTTCTTTAGATGATGCAACCAAGAAGAAACCAAAAATAGACAGAAGTCTCATCTATAAATTAGGTGTTGCTGGTTTTGCTTTTGGTAACATTATGTTTCTTTCATTTCCAGAATATTTTGAGGTTAATGAATTTTGGTTAGATAAGTTTAAACCTATTTTCCGTTGGCTAATATTCGCTTTTGCATTACCTGTAGTTATCTATTCTGGTCGTGACTACTTTGTTTCAGCATACAAAGGCTTACGCTCTAATATTCTAAATATAGATGTGCCAATTGCAATTGGTATTTCGGTATTATTTATTCGTTCTACAATCGAAATTGTATTCGATTTAGGCTCTGGTTTTTTCGATAGCATGACTGGTTTGGTTTTTTTCTTACTTCTCGGGAAATTCTTTCAACAAAAAACATACGCATTCTTGTCTTTTGAGCGCGATTATAAATCCTATTTCCCAATTGCAGTTACACGTTTATTAAAAAATAACGCTTCTAAACCTGAAGAACAAGCACAAGTTTACGAGCTTAAAAAAGGAGACCGATTATTAATTAGAAACGCAGAACTTTTACCTGTAGATGCCATCCTAATAAAAGGAAATGCATTAATAGATTATAGTTTTGTAACAGGTGAAGCAGAACCAATTACAAAAATATCTGGAGAACAATTATTCGCAGGCGGACGACAACAAGCTGGATCTATTGAGGTAGAAGTATTAAAACCTGTAGAACAAAGCTACCTTACTCAACTTTGGTCTAACGAAATATTTAGTAAAAACAACCAAAGCACTTTTCAATCTTTAACAGATAGTATTAGTAAACGCTTTACCATAAGCCTTTTATTAATAGCAATTCTAGCAACTATAGTTTGGTTATTTATTGACACTTCTATTGCACTAAATGTTTTCACTTCTGTATTAATTGTTGCCTGTCCTTGTGCAATCGCCTTGGCAGCTCCTTTTACTTTAGGGAATTTATTACGCATTTTTGGACGTAATAAACTCTATATAAAAAACAGTTCGGTTATAGAACAATTAGCGCATATAAACACTGTCGTTTTTGATAAAACAGGAACACTTACTACAAGTACAAAAAACACTATTAGTTACGAAGGTATTATGTTAACAAAAGAAGAAAAATCCTTATTAACAAGTACACTTAGAGCCTCAAACCACCCATTAAGCAGATCTTTATATGCTATTTTAGATAAAAATAATATTCAAACTTTAGATGAATTTAAAGAAGATATTGGACAAGGTATTACAGGAATAATTAATAAGCATCAAATTAAGGTAGGATCATTTGGTTATGTCGAAAAAGACAATGCAATCAAAAACACTCAAACCCAACAGCGCACAGCAATTCATATTAGTAAAGACAATGAATATAAAGGTTGTTATGTGTTTTTTAACGAATACAGAGCTGGTGTTAAAGACGTTTTTAATACACTCAACAAAACAGCAAATATTGTTATTTTATCTGGTGATAATGAAGGCGAAAAGGAACATCTTAAAAACATATTACCAAAAAACACAACACTTCTATTCAATCAAAAACCAGAAGACAAACTAAATTATATAAAACAGCAGCAACAAAAAGGTAGAAATGTATTAATGATTGGTGATGGCCTTAACGATGCTGGAGCTTTAGCACAAAGTAATGTTGGTATTTCCATATCCGAAAACGTAAACATCTTCTCTCCTGCTTGCGATGGTATTTTAGACGCTTCAAAATTTAAAGATATTACTTCTTTTTTATCGCTTTCGCGGAAAAGTGTTACCATAATAAAGTATGCCTTTATATTTTCATTAGTCTATAATTTAATAGGACTAGGCTTTGCTATTACTGGAAATTTAAAACCAGTCGTTGCAGCAATTTTAATGCCTTTAAGTTCAATAAGTATTGTCGCGTTTACAACACTAGCAACATATTTAATTGGCAAAAAATTGAATAATAAAACCAATGTATCATGA